A genomic segment from Alistipes senegalensis JC50 encodes:
- a CDS encoding DeoR/GlpR family DNA-binding transcription regulator, whose protein sequence is MNKSGEEPLLSLPERHSRILSLLQQNGSISVTQLSELFKVSEVTIRKDLSYLEQQKKLYRTHGSAILISPYISDRHVNEKEKKNVAEKRAIGAAAAALVSEDDSIIIASGTTMAFLAREIKPVGRLTVITAAVPVTQILSQHADVDVIQLGGITRSSSVSVVGPFAESMLRNFNCSKLFVGVDGIDTDFGLTTTNMLEASLNGAMINAAQKVVVLADSSKFGRRGFSKICDLEAVDRIITDSGVQPLYLERLRERGIEVTVVDV, encoded by the coding sequence ATGAATAAATCCGGCGAAGAACCCCTTTTGAGCCTTCCCGAACGGCACAGCCGCATCCTCTCCCTGCTCCAGCAGAACGGCTCGATCTCGGTGACGCAGCTCTCCGAACTCTTCAAGGTTTCGGAGGTGACCATCCGCAAGGACCTGTCCTACCTCGAACAGCAGAAGAAGCTCTACCGCACGCACGGAAGCGCCATTCTCATAAGTCCCTACATCAGCGACCGCCACGTCAACGAGAAGGAGAAAAAGAACGTCGCCGAGAAGCGGGCGATCGGCGCCGCGGCTGCTGCGCTCGTCTCCGAGGACGATTCGATCATCATCGCCTCGGGAACGACGATGGCCTTCCTGGCCCGGGAGATCAAGCCCGTAGGCCGCCTGACGGTCATCACGGCGGCGGTTCCCGTGACGCAGATCCTCTCGCAGCACGCCGACGTGGATGTCATCCAGTTAGGCGGCATCACGCGCAGCAGTTCGGTTTCCGTGGTGGGGCCCTTCGCGGAGTCGATGCTGCGCAACTTTAATTGCAGCAAACTGTTCGTTGGGGTGGACGGTATCGACACGGATTTCGGACTGACGACGACCAACATGCTCGAAGCGTCGCTCAACGGCGCGATGATCAACGCCGCGCAGAAAGTCGTGGTGCTGGCCGACAGCTCGAAGTTCGGACGCCGGGGATTCAGCAAGATCTGCGACCTGGAGGCCGTGGACCGCATCATCACCGACAGCGGCGTGCAGCCTCTCTATCTGGAGCGTCTGCGCGAACGCGGAATCGAGGTGACGGTGGTGGATGTCTGA